The Cellulophaga sp. RHA19 genome includes the window GTTTATTATTTAATTTCTGGTCACGGTGGGCCAGACCCTGGAGCCGTAACTAAATATGGTAAAAAACTAATTTCTGAAGATGAGTATGCTTATGATATTACATTGCGTTTGGGTAGAGAGTTAATTTCACACGGAGCCTTAGTGTATATTATTATAAGAGATGAAAATGATGGAATTAGAGATGATAAAATTTTACCCTTAGATTATGATGAGGTTTGCTATCCTAATAAAACTATTCCGTTAAACCAGGTACAGCGTTTAAAGCAGCGCGTAGATGCTGTAAATGATTTGTATTTAAAAAATAAAGGTAAATACCAAAGGTTAATAGTTACACATATAGACAGTAGAAGTGTTGGGCAAAATATAGATGTTTTCTTTTACCATCATGAGAAAAGTAGTAATGGTAAACGCTTAGCAGAAAGCATTCACAAAACATTTGATTCTAAATACAGAGAATACCAGCCAAACAGAGATTATACAGGTACATTTTTAGATAGGAGTGGTTTGTATTTAGTTAAAAATACCATACCTGCTATGGCTTATATAGAGATAGGGAATATTAAGAATAAAAAAGATCAAAAAAGAATATTGGTTGCAGAAAACAGACAAGCACTTGCAAAGTGGATTAGTGAAGGTGTTTTGCTAGATCATTCTAGAAACAACTAGTTAGCTATATTTTTTTTGTAGTAATTATGTAATTCCTGCGGAGTTTTGCCTAAAATTTTTTTAAGGTGAATAACACCAAAGTGGTATTGTAATTTTACCATTCCTTTTTCTTGGTATTTACGTGCAGATGTAGTTACCTTATCTTGTATTACGCTAAAATTTGTGGCTTTATATAGTCGTTCTATAAATTCGCCATCTTCATAAATTATGTACTCTTCGTTAAAGCCATTAAGTTTAAAGAATAAATCTTTGGTAATAAATAATGATTGATCACCGCCTCTACATACTTTGTGATTAATACGAGTAAACCACGCAAAAAATTTCAGAAAAATACTTTTACTATCAAATTGCATTCTAAAGCTACCAGCAGCATTTTGGTCTGTTATGGCTTTTAATATTTTACAGTCAAATTGATAAGGAGGAATTGTGTCTGCGTGTAAAAAATAGAGAATATCACCATTGGCTACTTTTGCACCTGCATTCATTTGCTTGGCGCGTCCTTTTTCTGAAGAAATAACAGTTACATTTAAAGTAGTAGCAACAGTGGTAGTATTATCTGTACTACCACCATCTACAACTATTATTTCATCTATTTGTTTAAAGGTGCTACGTGTGTTAATCTCTTTAATTAGTTTGGCAATAGATGCCTCTTCATTAAAAACGGGTATTATAATGCTTAGCTTATTTTGCTTCATTTAAGCTCCAATTATAATCAATATATTTAACCTTGGCGTTATCTTTTACTTGTGTAGAGGAGTATTTGTTTATAA containing:
- a CDS encoding TIGR04283 family arsenosugar biosynthesis glycosyltransferase; the protein is MKQNKLSIIIPVFNEEASIAKLIKEINTRSTFKQIDEIIVVDGGSTDNTTTVATTLNVTVISSEKGRAKQMNAGAKVANGDILYFLHADTIPPYQFDCKILKAITDQNAAGSFRMQFDSKSIFLKFFAWFTRINHKVCRGGDQSLFITKDLFFKLNGFNEEYIIYEDGEFIERLYKATNFSVIQDKVTTSARKYQEKGMVKLQYHFGVIHLKKILGKTPQELHNYYKKNIAN
- a CDS encoding N-acetylmuramoyl-L-alanine amidase family protein yields the protein MILKKYAILSIMLVIAVTQLYSQDKEKTVVAQKGEGIYTLLRKFDMSPSKYYSDFIALNEKNLRNGKHLYEGRTYIIPDRLIKVDGEEKLPAIVNGYPIFGRKHATVQQKSTKLKGAVYYLISGHGGPDPGAVTKYGKKLISEDEYAYDITLRLGRELISHGALVYIIIRDENDGIRDDKILPLDYDEVCYPNKTIPLNQVQRLKQRVDAVNDLYLKNKGKYQRLIVTHIDSRSVGQNIDVFFYHHEKSSNGKRLAESIHKTFDSKYREYQPNRDYTGTFLDRSGLYLVKNTIPAMAYIEIGNIKNKKDQKRILVAENRQALAKWISEGVLLDHSRNN